The proteins below come from a single Rhizobium tropici CIAT 899 genomic window:
- a CDS encoding divergent polysaccharide deacetylase family protein, producing MGTDLHAPLGQNRGPGRQRRSIPFGRILGGFCLIAIAGFSLYSALMRDPLQKTQPAETAKKEDPAPAAETKPGSTEQTGQAGLTQVDPQSGANTTRVVTGDGSVVTMFSPSNRDGSGPVLINANQVGQDPRMAATPNDSLLEDSPFGRLPITSPSGLRPMDQYARPWSGARGTRIAIVVSGLGLSQTGTQRAIEKLPEEITLAFAASGNSLQRWMQEARRGGHEILIQVPFEPFDYPGNNPGPDTLLTSLPSAKNIENLHKAMGKITNYTGVMNYLGGRFLANSGAMEPVLRDIGKRGLLFLDDGSSAQSKSGMLSKTLEVPHAFADIQLDGELQQDAILRKLDELERIARRNGSAIGVASAFDESVDAISKWSEEAAMRGIEVVAVSALAEDPKHP from the coding sequence TTGGGAACGGATTTGCATGCACCGTTGGGACAGAATCGCGGCCCCGGCCGCCAGCGGCGCTCCATCCCCTTTGGACGCATTCTCGGCGGCTTCTGTCTGATCGCGATCGCCGGCTTTTCGCTCTATTCGGCGCTGATGCGCGATCCCCTGCAAAAGACTCAGCCGGCCGAAACGGCAAAGAAGGAAGATCCGGCACCTGCAGCCGAAACCAAGCCGGGGAGCACCGAGCAAACCGGTCAGGCCGGATTGACCCAAGTCGATCCGCAATCCGGCGCCAATACCACGCGCGTGGTGACCGGCGACGGTTCGGTCGTCACCATGTTCAGCCCCAGCAATCGCGATGGCAGCGGCCCGGTCTTGATCAACGCCAATCAGGTGGGGCAGGATCCGCGCATGGCGGCAACGCCGAATGACAGCCTGCTGGAAGATTCGCCCTTCGGCAGGCTGCCGATCACCTCGCCAAGCGGTCTGCGGCCGATGGATCAATATGCGCGGCCCTGGTCCGGCGCGCGGGGCACCCGTATCGCTATCGTCGTCAGCGGCCTTGGGCTGAGCCAGACTGGCACGCAGCGCGCCATCGAGAAGCTGCCGGAGGAAATCACCCTTGCCTTTGCCGCGAGCGGCAATAGCCTGCAGCGCTGGATGCAGGAAGCAAGACGCGGCGGCCACGAGATCCTCATCCAGGTGCCGTTCGAGCCCTTCGACTATCCCGGCAACAATCCCGGACCGGATACTCTGCTGACCTCGCTGCCATCAGCCAAGAACATCGAAAATTTGCATAAAGCGATGGGCAAAATCACCAATTATACCGGCGTCATGAACTATCTCGGCGGCCGCTTCCTTGCCAATTCCGGCGCCATGGAACCCGTGCTGCGCGACATCGGCAAGCGCGGCCTGCTGTTCCTCGACGACGGCTCATCCGCCCAATCGAAGTCCGGAATGCTTTCGAAAACGCTTGAAGTGCCGCACGCTTTTGCCGATATCCAGCTCGACGGAGAGCTGCAGCAGGACGCGATCCTCAGGAAACTCGACGAGCTCGAGCGCATCGCCCGCCGTAACGGCTCTGCGATCGGCGTCGCTTCCGCCTTCGATGAAAGTGTCGACGCCATCAGCAAATGGAGCGAGGAGGCCGCCATGCGCGGTATCGAAGTCGTCGCGGTCTCGGCGCTTGCCGAGGATCCCAAACACCCCTGA
- a CDS encoding RNA pyrophosphohydrolase, with translation MSTPHASVRAEDLPYRPCVGIMILNREGLVWAGHRIPVGNSEYDGSPQLWQMPQGGIDEGEDPLKAAYRELYEETGMKTVTLLAEARDWINYDLPPQLIGIGLKGKFRGQTQRWFAFRFDGDEGEIAINPPPGGHEPEFDAWEWKPMAVLPDLIVPFKRSVYEQVVSEFSHLANLKAED, from the coding sequence ATGAGCACGCCCCACGCCTCCGTGAGAGCCGAAGACCTGCCCTACCGTCCCTGTGTCGGCATCATGATCCTGAACCGGGAAGGCCTGGTCTGGGCCGGACACCGCATTCCGGTCGGCAATTCCGAATATGACGGCTCGCCGCAGCTCTGGCAGATGCCGCAGGGCGGCATAGACGAGGGCGAAGACCCGCTGAAAGCGGCCTATCGCGAACTATACGAAGAAACGGGCATGAAAACCGTGACCCTGCTGGCGGAAGCCAGGGACTGGATCAATTACGATCTTCCGCCGCAGCTGATCGGCATCGGCCTCAAGGGGAAATTCCGCGGCCAGACGCAGCGCTGGTTTGCCTTCCGCTTCGACGGCGACGAAGGGGAGATTGCCATCAATCCGCCGCCGGGCGGCCACGAACCGGAATTCGATGCATGGGAATGGAAGCCCATGGCGGTACTTCCCGACCTGATCGTTCCCTTCAAACGCTCGGTCTACGAGCAGGTGGTTTCGGAATTCAGTCACCTGGCCAATCTGAAAGCCGAAGACTGA
- the bfr gene encoding bacterioferritin, protein MKGDKKVIERLNEALFLELGAVNQYWVHYRLLEDWGYTKLAKKERAESIEEMQHADRLVARIIFLEGHPNLQTLAPLRIGQNVKEVLEADLAGEYDARTAYKKSRDICHDAGDYVSMKLFEELLADEEGHIDFLETQLELLDKIGEAKYGQLNADSADSAE, encoded by the coding sequence TTGAAAGGCGACAAAAAAGTCATCGAGCGGCTTAACGAGGCGCTGTTTCTCGAGCTTGGCGCAGTCAATCAGTATTGGGTTCACTATCGACTTCTTGAGGATTGGGGCTACACGAAGCTCGCCAAAAAGGAGCGCGCGGAATCCATCGAGGAAATGCAGCACGCCGATCGCCTCGTCGCCCGCATCATCTTCCTCGAAGGTCATCCGAACCTGCAGACGCTGGCGCCGCTGCGCATCGGTCAGAACGTCAAGGAAGTGCTGGAAGCCGATCTCGCCGGCGAATATGATGCGCGCACGGCCTACAAGAAATCCCGCGACATCTGTCACGATGCCGGCGACTACGTGTCCATGAAGCTGTTCGAAGAGCTTCTGGCGGATGAGGAAGGCCATATCGACTTCCTCGAGACCCAGCTCGAACTGCTCGACAAGATCGGCGAAGCCAAATACGGCCAGCTTAATGCCGACTCCGCCGATTCCGCGGAATAA
- a CDS encoding (2Fe-2S)-binding protein, which produces MLVCSCNYITDKEIRDVINEFLDQDCWQLIVPAKVYHAMEKRGRCCGCFPNVVDIIIQTTQDYHARRHSTEAEIFDFMSRLKKFHEDNRRADIERRQKSHRAA; this is translated from the coding sequence ATGCTGGTTTGCAGTTGTAATTACATCACCGACAAAGAAATCCGGGACGTTATCAACGAGTTCCTTGATCAGGACTGTTGGCAGCTCATTGTTCCCGCCAAGGTTTATCACGCGATGGAAAAGCGCGGTCGTTGCTGCGGCTGCTTCCCGAATGTCGTTGATATCATTATACAGACAACCCAGGATTATCATGCCCGTCGCCACTCGACGGAAGCCGAAATATTTGATTTCATGTCCCGCCTGAAAAAATTCCATGAAGACAACAGGAGAGCGGACATTGAAAGGCGACAAAAAAGTCATCGAGCGGCTTAA
- a CDS encoding error-prone DNA polymerase: MNARPSFHEPVPFFEIGVRTNFSFLEGASHPEEIVAQAAILKLSGFGIADRNSVAGVVKAHAHTKLLREKYKEGIEKNLELQAKGKPEKPLLKPAPFQPGARLVFSDGTPDILAYPENRKGWAHLCRLLSAGNLRGEKGTCILNESDLVEWGDEMMLALIPDATSVETQEGQEKLEQCLKRLWMRFGRKFHMVLSPAYDGRDRMVFATLSILAQRNGVRLIASNQPLYHATERKPLADIVVSIREHVPIAEAGFRLAANAERYMKDAAEMARLFRDYPKAIANTQKFFSRLSFSLDELKHNYPDESNDGEPVAETLKRLTWEGARWRFPEGIPPKVSMQIEHELKLIRERQYEPYFLTVHRIMEFARSANILCQGRGSAANSTVCYCLRITEVNPELTSLLFERFISTEREEPPDIDVDFEHEKREEVIQFIYRHYHKEHAGLTAAVTTYRARSAGREVAKAFGLSEDVQSALASGVWGWSTEELSEREAKIAGLDLKDRTTRNVLSYASTLMGFPRHLTQHVGGFVITRDRLDEVVPIMHTAMDDRYMIEWNKDDLDNLNILKIDVLALGMLTCLAKAFDLLLLHYDVKKALADLGSKEYPDGRPVYDMICRADTIGVFQIESRAQMSMLPRLRPRRFYDLVIEVAIVRPGPIQGNMVHPYLKRRDDVLHKRPIEYHRPELKAVLERTLGVPLFQEQAMQIAITAAGFSPAKADRLRRSMATFKRTGRVDEFKKDLVSGMVANGYPQDFAERCFSQIEGFGEYGFPESHAASFALLVYASSWLKTYYPDVFCAAILNAQPMGFYAPAQLVRDAREHGVEVRPVDINRSSWDCLLEKARFDPGAIERRHASMRDDIKTQCAVRLGFRQVKGLSEEEMKQLVEHRGDGYRSVRDLWLRSGLAKAQIERLADADAFGSIGLSRREALWAVRALDAGSAAETLPLFDLGDHGELQIEPAVTLPEMLPGEQVIEDYRYLSLSLKAHPVSFLRTDFARQGIVQSRDLPGIASGRMVTIAGLVLVRQRPGSAKGVIFMTLEDETGVANAIVWPKKFEKYRAIVMGARLVKIRGRLQSESGVIHVVVDHIEDMTPALGILQREARRFGVSDRADETLRPTMDHREKRKSVFLAPSSGAGAAAEGRSHGAETAKVMPRGRNFH; this comes from the coding sequence ATGAACGCGCGCCCGAGTTTCCACGAACCCGTACCCTTCTTTGAGATCGGGGTGAGAACGAATTTCTCCTTTCTCGAAGGTGCCTCGCATCCGGAGGAAATCGTGGCGCAGGCCGCCATCCTGAAACTTTCCGGATTTGGGATTGCCGACCGCAATTCGGTTGCCGGCGTCGTCAAGGCGCATGCGCATACCAAGCTTCTCCGGGAGAAGTACAAGGAGGGCATTGAGAAGAACCTGGAGCTTCAGGCGAAGGGCAAGCCAGAAAAGCCGCTTCTGAAGCCGGCCCCTTTCCAGCCTGGCGCGCGCCTCGTGTTTTCGGACGGTACACCTGACATTCTTGCCTATCCGGAAAACCGCAAGGGCTGGGCGCATCTCTGTCGGCTGCTGAGTGCTGGCAATCTGCGCGGCGAGAAGGGCACCTGCATCCTCAATGAAAGCGACCTCGTGGAATGGGGCGACGAGATGATGCTGGCGCTTATTCCCGATGCGACAAGCGTCGAGACGCAGGAGGGGCAGGAAAAGCTGGAGCAATGCCTCAAGCGGTTATGGATGCGCTTCGGCCGGAAGTTCCACATGGTCCTGTCGCCGGCCTATGACGGGAGGGACCGGATGGTCTTCGCCACGCTTTCCATCCTGGCGCAGCGCAATGGCGTGCGGCTCATCGCCAGCAATCAGCCGCTCTATCATGCGACCGAGCGCAAGCCGCTTGCCGATATCGTCGTTTCGATCCGCGAGCATGTGCCGATCGCCGAGGCCGGCTTCAGGCTGGCGGCGAATGCCGAACGCTATATGAAAGACGCTGCCGAGATGGCACGACTCTTTAGGGATTATCCGAAGGCTATAGCCAATACGCAGAAGTTTTTTAGCCGGCTGTCTTTTTCACTGGACGAGCTGAAACACAATTATCCCGACGAAAGCAATGACGGCGAGCCTGTTGCGGAGACGCTGAAGCGGCTGACGTGGGAGGGTGCCAGATGGCGCTTTCCCGAAGGGATCCCGCCGAAGGTCTCGATGCAGATCGAGCATGAGCTTAAGCTCATCCGAGAGCGGCAATATGAGCCTTATTTCCTGACGGTGCACCGCATCATGGAGTTTGCCCGCAGTGCGAATATCCTGTGTCAGGGGCGTGGATCGGCGGCCAATTCGACGGTCTGTTATTGCCTTCGGATTACCGAGGTCAATCCCGAATTAACAAGCCTGCTTTTCGAGCGCTTCATCTCGACGGAGCGGGAGGAGCCGCCTGATATCGATGTCGACTTCGAGCATGAGAAGCGGGAAGAGGTCATCCAGTTCATCTACAGGCATTACCATAAGGAGCATGCCGGGCTGACGGCGGCGGTCACCACCTATCGGGCGCGCTCGGCCGGCCGTGAAGTGGCGAAAGCCTTCGGTCTGTCGGAGGATGTTCAGTCGGCCCTTGCAAGCGGCGTCTGGGGCTGGTCGACTGAGGAGCTGTCGGAACGTGAGGCAAAGATTGCCGGCCTCGATCTCAAGGACAGGACGACCCGCAACGTCCTTTCCTATGCCTCGACGCTGATGGGGTTTCCGCGGCACCTGACCCAGCATGTCGGCGGCTTCGTCATCACCCGGGATCGGCTGGATGAGGTCGTGCCGATCATGCATACGGCGATGGACGATCGCTACATGATCGAGTGGAACAAGGACGATCTCGACAATCTCAACATCTTGAAGATCGATGTGCTTGCGCTCGGCATGTTGACCTGTCTCGCCAAAGCCTTCGATCTGCTGTTGCTGCATTACGATGTGAAGAAGGCGCTCGCCGACCTTGGGAGCAAGGAATATCCGGATGGCAGGCCGGTTTATGACATGATCTGCCGCGCCGATACGATCGGCGTCTTTCAGATCGAAAGCCGGGCGCAGATGAGCATGCTGCCGCGTCTCCGTCCTCGCAGATTTTATGATCTGGTCATAGAGGTGGCGATCGTCCGACCCGGTCCCATCCAGGGCAATATGGTGCATCCTTACCTCAAGCGGCGGGATGACGTTCTTCACAAGCGCCCGATCGAATATCATCGTCCGGAGTTGAAGGCTGTTCTGGAGCGAACTTTGGGGGTTCCGCTATTTCAGGAACAGGCGATGCAGATCGCCATCACTGCGGCTGGATTTTCGCCCGCCAAGGCCGATCGGCTGCGCCGGTCCATGGCGACGTTCAAGCGAACGGGGAGGGTCGATGAATTCAAAAAGGATCTGGTTTCGGGCATGGTCGCGAATGGCTATCCTCAGGACTTTGCCGAACGCTGTTTCAGCCAGATCGAAGGCTTCGGCGAATATGGTTTCCCTGAAAGCCATGCGGCGTCCTTCGCTCTGCTCGTCTATGCCTCTTCCTGGCTCAAGACCTATTATCCGGATGTCTTCTGTGCGGCGATCCTCAATGCCCAGCCGATGGGCTTCTATGCGCCGGCGCAGCTTGTGCGCGATGCGCGCGAGCATGGCGTCGAGGTGCGGCCGGTGGATATCAATCGCTCCAGCTGGGATTGCCTGCTGGAGAAGGCGCGTTTCGATCCGGGCGCGATCGAGCGGCGCCATGCGTCGATGCGCGACGATATCAAGACGCAATGTGCCGTCCGCCTCGGTTTCCGGCAGGTCAAGGGTCTGTCCGAGGAGGAGATGAAGCAGCTCGTCGAGCACCGGGGCGATGGCTATCGGTCCGTGCGCGATCTCTGGCTGCGTTCCGGGCTTGCCAAGGCGCAGATCGAGCGCCTTGCGGATGCGGATGCGTTCGGCTCCATCGGCCTCAGCCGTCGTGAGGCGCTTTGGGCTGTGCGGGCGCTTGATGCCGGCAGTGCCGCCGAAACGCTTCCCCTCTTCGATCTCGGCGATCATGGGGAGCTGCAGATCGAGCCGGCGGTTACGCTGCCGGAAATGCTGCCTGGCGAGCAGGTCATCGAGGATTATCGCTATCTGTCGCTATCCTTGAAGGCGCATCCGGTTTCCTTCCTGCGTACCGATTTCGCCCGCCAGGGAATCGTGCAAAGCCGGGATTTGCCCGGTATCGCCAGCGGCCGCATGGTGACGATCGCAGGCTTGGTGCTGGTGCGCCAGCGGCCGGGTTCGGCCAAGGGGGTGATCTTCATGACGCTGGAGGACGAAACCGGTGTCGCCAATGCGATCGTCTGGCCGAAGAAGTTCGAGAAGTACCGTGCCATCGTCATGGGCGCGCGGCTGGTCAAGATCCGCGGCCGGCTGCAGAGCGAAAGCGGCGTTATCCATGTGGTGGTCGATCATATCGAGGATATGACACCGGCGCTCGGGATCCTGCAGCGGGAGGCGAGGCGTTTCGGCGTCAGCGATCGGGCGGATGAGACCTTGCGGCCGACCATGGATCACAGGGAGAAGCGGAAGTCTGTCTTTCTGGCGCCCTCTTCTGGTGCGGGGGCAGCGGCGGAGGGTCGCAGCCATGGGGCCGAAACGGCGAAAGTTATGCCGCGAGGCCGCAATTTCCATTGA
- a CDS encoding Y-family DNA polymerase → MRLTAINERAEMIGLKQGQGVAEAKAICPDLDVVEEDPVADRKLLEAIADWCDRYTPLVAIDGKDGLFLDITGCAHLFGGEEALLEDILIRISRLGLDVRGAISSAPGLSWAVARFEENRVVPSEAMEEALAPLPVASLRLGEETIAALQKLGLKQVGDLLAAPRAPLARRFGAQLMLRLDQAVGLVEEPISPRRPVAQLSAERRLAEPVQAEEDILQLARQLAETLKPGLEARGVGGRSFELLLFRVDGAVFRIAAGASQPLREPNRIASLFTERFGAIHDDLDVGYGFEIIRLNVLQHAPFDAMQGDFVGEDRQEGSLAAFVDRVAARLGPDCLQGFELRQSHIPERAVRPLPAMTILASKRHTSGEDAGHGFFRGERPLRLFRMPELVETIAAEVPDGPPRQFRWRRVMHRVSRAEGPERLSVEWWVEEKEEPARDYFQVEDEEGHRFWLFRKGLYGRGGTTPDWYMHGVFA, encoded by the coding sequence ATGCGGCTGACCGCCATCAATGAACGGGCTGAAATGATCGGCCTGAAGCAGGGTCAGGGCGTGGCTGAGGCAAAGGCGATCTGTCCTGATCTCGATGTCGTCGAGGAGGATCCGGTCGCGGATCGCAAGCTTTTGGAAGCGATCGCCGACTGGTGCGACCGCTATACGCCGCTGGTGGCGATCGACGGCAAGGATGGCCTTTTTCTCGATATTACCGGCTGCGCCCATCTCTTCGGCGGCGAAGAGGCGCTGCTCGAGGACATCCTGATCCGGATTTCCCGGCTAGGGCTCGATGTGCGTGGTGCCATTTCCTCCGCGCCAGGCCTATCCTGGGCGGTTGCTCGTTTCGAAGAAAACCGCGTCGTTCCTTCGGAAGCCATGGAAGAGGCCCTGGCGCCGCTGCCCGTGGCGTCTCTGAGGCTCGGCGAAGAGACCATCGCTGCGTTGCAGAAACTGGGATTGAAGCAGGTCGGCGACCTTCTGGCAGCACCGCGTGCGCCGCTTGCCCGCCGTTTCGGTGCGCAGCTAATGTTGCGGCTCGATCAGGCCGTCGGCCTCGTCGAGGAACCGATTTCGCCGCGTCGCCCGGTCGCGCAATTGTCGGCCGAGCGCCGGCTCGCCGAGCCGGTGCAGGCGGAAGAGGATATTCTTCAGCTTGCCCGCCAGCTTGCCGAAACCCTGAAGCCGGGGCTGGAGGCGCGCGGCGTCGGCGGCCGCTCCTTCGAACTCCTGCTTTTCCGGGTGGATGGGGCGGTTTTCCGCATCGCCGCCGGCGCGTCGCAGCCGCTGCGGGAGCCGAACCGGATCGCCAGCCTGTTCACGGAGCGCTTCGGCGCCATTCATGACGATCTCGATGTCGGCTATGGTTTCGAAATCATCCGCCTCAATGTGCTTCAGCATGCGCCCTTCGATGCCATGCAAGGCGATTTTGTCGGAGAAGACCGCCAGGAAGGATCTCTTGCCGCCTTTGTGGATCGTGTGGCCGCCCGGCTGGGGCCGGACTGTCTGCAAGGGTTCGAGCTGCGGCAGAGCCATATCCCCGAACGAGCCGTGCGGCCGCTACCGGCCATGACTATCCTCGCCTCGAAGCGGCACACGAGTGGGGAGGATGCCGGCCACGGCTTCTTCCGCGGCGAGCGGCCGCTGCGGCTGTTTCGCATGCCGGAGCTGGTCGAAACCATTGCTGCCGAAGTGCCTGACGGCCCTCCCCGGCAGTTCCGCTGGCGACGTGTCATGCATCGGGTCAGCCGGGCCGAAGGGCCGGAGCGGCTTTCGGTGGAATGGTGGGTCGAGGAAAAGGAAGAGCCTGCCCGCGATTATTTCCAGGTCGAGGATGAGGAAGGCCATCGTTTCTGGCTGTTCCGCAAGGGGCTCTATGGCCGAGGCGGCACGACGCCGGATTGGTACATGCACGGGGTCTTCGCATGA
- a CDS encoding ImuA family protein, protein MAEAAVARETLFALRETIARLEGRPIPALAASAHEALADKPVREVMGIAKSLPTESTLEQSLLPIGVDELDAALQGGLPLDALTEIRSLGLRDAGAASGFALALAARLHARASDKTAARSPVLWIGDTVATMEAGLPYAVGIGDFGLEPQALLQASPRKLDDALWVAEAALGSAAFAVVILEVRGNPARFGLTESRRLALRAKAAGRPLFLLRQGGEEEASSALFRFSVEPAPAQARPLPDGSVLGGSIGHPAFRLTLEKSRNPAPLSITLEWNAHDRRFAPVSDVQYPAFPGEHAAHSGADLPASADRPDRAQALGSILAFDRQA, encoded by the coding sequence ATGGCCGAGGCTGCCGTGGCGCGGGAAACGCTTTTTGCCCTGCGTGAAACCATTGCCCGACTGGAAGGCAGGCCGATCCCGGCACTGGCAGCCTCGGCGCATGAGGCTTTGGCAGACAAGCCGGTGAGAGAGGTGATGGGTATTGCGAAATCCCTGCCTACTGAGTCCACGCTTGAACAGTCGCTCCTTCCGATCGGCGTCGATGAGCTCGATGCGGCTCTGCAAGGCGGTTTGCCGCTCGATGCGCTGACGGAAATCCGCTCGCTCGGCCTGCGCGATGCCGGGGCGGCCAGCGGCTTTGCCCTTGCGCTTGCGGCGAGACTGCATGCGCGAGCATCGGATAAGACCGCGGCCAGGTCTCCGGTCCTATGGATCGGCGATACGGTGGCAACGATGGAGGCAGGCCTGCCCTATGCCGTCGGCATCGGCGATTTCGGGCTGGAGCCTCAGGCTCTCCTGCAGGCGTCGCCGCGCAAGCTCGACGATGCGCTCTGGGTGGCGGAAGCAGCCCTTGGCAGTGCTGCCTTTGCCGTCGTCATTCTGGAAGTGCGCGGCAATCCCGCCCGTTTCGGTCTGACCGAGAGCCGGCGGCTGGCGCTGAGGGCCAAGGCGGCGGGCCGGCCCTTGTTTCTGTTGCGACAGGGAGGCGAGGAGGAAGCAAGCAGCGCCCTCTTCCGCTTTTCCGTCGAACCCGCGCCGGCGCAGGCGCGGCCGCTGCCGGATGGATCGGTGCTTGGCGGCAGCATCGGTCACCCGGCTTTTCGTCTGACCTTGGAAAAGAGCCGAAACCCGGCGCCCCTTTCCATAACCCTGGAGTGGAATGCCCATGACCGCCGCTTTGCCCCTGTCTCCGATGTTCAGTACCCTGCCTTTCCCGGCGAACACGCAGCGCATTCTGGCGCTGACCTTCCCGCATCTGCCGACCGACCGGATCGCGCGCAAGCGCTGGGGTCTATCCTGGCGTTCGACAGGCAGGCTTGA
- a CDS encoding metallopeptidase family protein, protein MARVDQSEDWRDRHSPSISTFESLAMEAYSHLPEEFRSLTGNLVILIEDFPDDEVFEDMALETPFDLLGLFEGRGISERFTAQTGDMPNKIRLYRRPIIDYWAENDETLGDIITHVLIHEIGHHFGLSDEDMERIEESAEEATDR, encoded by the coding sequence ATGGCTCGCGTTGACCAGAGCGAAGATTGGCGGGATCGCCATTCTCCCTCCATCAGCACATTTGAATCCCTGGCAATGGAGGCTTACAGCCACTTGCCGGAAGAATTCCGCTCGCTCACCGGCAACCTCGTCATTCTCATCGAGGATTTCCCGGATGACGAAGTGTTCGAGGATATGGCGCTGGAAACACCCTTCGACCTGCTCGGCCTTTTCGAAGGTCGCGGCATCTCGGAGCGCTTTACCGCCCAGACGGGAGACATGCCCAACAAGATCCGCCTTTATCGCCGGCCGATCATCGACTATTGGGCCGAGAACGACGAAACCCTCGGCGACATCATCACCCATGTTCTGATCCACGAGATCGGCCACCATTTCGGCCTGAGCGACGAGGATATGGAGCGCATCGAGGAAAGCGCCGAAGAAGCGACGGATCGGTAA
- a CDS encoding DUF1737 domain-containing protein, with the protein MKLYRFLTGPDDASFCHKVSAALNKGWELYGSPTYGFNSASGRMECGQAVVKEVAGKDYDPEMKLSEQ; encoded by the coding sequence ATGAAACTCTACCGCTTCCTCACCGGTCCCGATGACGCTTCCTTCTGCCACAAGGTCAGTGCAGCGCTGAACAAGGGCTGGGAGCTATACGGCTCGCCGACCTATGGGTTCAATTCTGCAAGCGGGCGTATGGAGTGCGGCCAGGCCGTCGTCAAGGAAGTTGCCGGCAAGGATTACGATCCGGAGATGAAGCTTTCGGAGCAGTAA
- a CDS encoding HpcH/HpaI aldolase/citrate lyase family protein, with translation MSQSASQSPSSRPVCLRRSVLSVPAINRRALDKLSSLECDAVIFDLEDSVSPEKKAEARENLRAFFSASPLPGKERIIRINALSSNFGADDLALVTELEPDAVLLPKVDEPQDVSDVSDRLAEADAPEDLRIWAMIETPRGILNAAAIAEAGRTAGSRLDCFVVGLNDLRKETGVLPQPGRPYLVPWLMQVILAVSAYGLEAIDSVFNDFRNAEEFEAECGQGIAMGFAGKMLIHPSQIEAANRHFGPAEAAIAEAQAIIAAFAAPDVATLNVVNLGGRMVERLHLVQAERLVHKARLIAQRSSDMAAAPRTEV, from the coding sequence ATGAGCCAATCTGCGAGCCAAAGCCCCTCGTCCCGTCCCGTCTGTCTGCGCCGGTCGGTGTTGAGCGTTCCCGCTATCAACCGACGCGCGCTGGACAAGCTTTCGAGCCTCGAATGCGACGCCGTCATCTTCGATCTCGAGGATTCGGTTTCGCCGGAGAAAAAGGCCGAGGCGCGGGAGAATCTGCGGGCCTTCTTTTCGGCCTCGCCGCTGCCGGGCAAGGAGCGGATCATCCGCATCAATGCGCTCTCCTCCAATTTCGGTGCCGATGACCTGGCGCTGGTTACGGAGCTGGAGCCGGATGCGGTGTTGCTGCCGAAGGTGGACGAGCCGCAGGACGTAAGCGATGTCAGTGACCGGCTTGCGGAAGCCGATGCACCGGAAGACTTGCGTATCTGGGCCATGATCGAGACGCCGCGCGGCATCCTGAATGCGGCCGCGATCGCCGAGGCCGGGCGCACGGCAGGAAGTCGGCTCGATTGTTTCGTCGTCGGTCTCAACGACCTCAGGAAGGAAACGGGCGTCCTGCCACAGCCCGGTCGCCCCTATCTCGTGCCCTGGCTGATGCAGGTGATATTGGCCGTCAGCGCTTACGGCCTTGAGGCGATCGACAGTGTCTTCAACGATTTCAGGAATGCCGAAGAATTCGAGGCAGAATGCGGCCAAGGGATTGCTATGGGCTTTGCCGGCAAGATGCTGATCCATCCGAGCCAGATCGAGGCAGCCAACCGGCATTTCGGCCCGGCTGAGGCTGCCATCGCCGAGGCCCAAGCCATTATCGCCGCCTTCGCCGCACCGGATGTCGCCACTCTCAATGTCGTGAACCTTGGCGGGCGGATGGTGGAGCGGCTGCACCTTGTCCAGGCGGAGAGACTCGTCCATAAAGCTCGTCTGATCGCGCAGCGCTCCTCGGACATGGCAGCGGCGCCCCGCACTGAGGTCTGA
- the leuD gene encoding 3-isopropylmalate dehydratase small subunit — MDKFVKLTGVAAPLPVVNVDTDMIIPKDYLKTIKRTGLGKGLFAEARYNEDGSPNPDFVLNKPAYQNAKILVAGDNFGCGSSREHAPWALLDFGIRCVISTSFADIFYNNCFKNGILPIKVSQEELDKLMDDASRGSNAILTVDLENLEITGPDGGSLKFELDEFKRHCLLNGLDDIGLTLEKSSAISDFEKTNAASRPWAA; from the coding sequence ATGGACAAGTTCGTGAAGTTGACCGGTGTCGCAGCACCCCTCCCGGTCGTCAATGTCGATACCGACATGATCATCCCGAAGGATTATCTGAAGACCATCAAGCGCACGGGTCTCGGCAAGGGGCTCTTCGCTGAAGCCCGCTACAATGAAGACGGTTCTCCGAACCCGGATTTCGTGCTCAACAAGCCGGCCTATCAGAACGCCAAGATCCTCGTCGCCGGCGACAATTTCGGCTGCGGCTCCTCGCGTGAGCATGCTCCCTGGGCGCTTCTCGATTTCGGCATCCGCTGCGTCATTTCGACCAGCTTCGCTGACATCTTCTACAACAACTGCTTCAAGAACGGCATTCTGCCGATCAAGGTCAGCCAGGAAGAGCTCGACAAGCTGATGGACGACGCCTCGCGCGGCTCCAACGCCATTCTGACGGTCGATCTCGAAAACCTCGAGATCACCGGCCCTGACGGCGGCTCGCTGAAGTTCGAACTCGACGAGTTCAAGCGCCACTGCCTGCTGAACGGCCTCGACGATATCGGCTTGACGCTGGAAAAATCCTCCGCGATCAGCGATTTCGAAAAGACGAACGCTGCATCGCGCCCCTGGGCTGCCTGA